The region TGAAGCTGGCGCACGAAGCGATCGAGGTCGCCCATGCCGCTATCCCAAACGATACCGAGGGTTGCGCGCTCCCGGCTGAATTGGATGAGGTCGCTTACAGTGTCTGGACCCAAATCCTGCGTTGCCATCAGGTGTTGTCGAAGACGCTCCGACACGATCGCAACGAGGCGCTCGGAAACGGTTGCGGGCAAAGCCGAACGGAACGCCAGTCGCTGCTCGATCGTCTCGCTCTCACCATAGGCATCGAGAACCTTCTGGAGGTCCGCTTCGCCGAGTTCGGCGCCAACGTTGCTCACGAGCTCGGCGACAACGTCGCGATTCTGGCTTTCGACCAGTGCATGCGCGACGGGTGCCGAGACGCGCCGCCGGCGCGCCACTGCGATCTGCCGTGGCGGCTCATTCAAGGCAATAAGGGCGATGAGATCGGTGTCGGTCAGCACCTCCGAGCTTTCGATGATAGGAAGTGCTACGACGTCGACGTCGCGCGCAAGCGCAAGAGCGATCTCGTGTGGGACGAGCCGGCTCTCCCTGAGCTGCTCGGAAAGGGCCCGGCGAACCACGAGCTCGGCATCGCGCAAGAGGGTGCGAAAAATATCCTCCGC is a window of Alphaproteobacteria bacterium DNA encoding:
- a CDS encoding DUF2336 domain-containing protein, with amino-acid sequence MTERLSKADLEALISDRTAETRAKAAGKIAGEYRHGILTTRERAIAEDIFRTLLRDAELVVRRALSEQLRESRLVPHEIALALARDVDVVALPIIESSEVLTDTDLIALIALNEPPRQIAVARRRRVSAPVAHALVESQNRDVVAELVSNVGAELGEADLQKVLDAYGESETIEQRLAFRSALPATVSERLVAIVSERLRQHLMATQDLGPDTVSDLIQFSRERATLGIVWDSGMGDLDRFVRQLHARGRLTPTLLLRALCMGDTLFFQSGIAVLAALPLKNAVTLVYDKGMRGLKAIYEKAALPAELFHAFATAIDVVQQTELDVHDGRSERYRQRVIERILTQFDAIGADNIDYLLAKLIRRNSNSRDRQP